The genomic window CTTTTGTCAGAACACCTTTAGCAGAACAACCGATGAATGCATCTGCTCCATTCATTGCATCAGCAAGTGATCGATCAGAAGTTTCAACCGCAAATTCGTCTTTATAAACGTTCATCCCTTCAGTTCTACCTTTGTAGATAACGCCTTTTGAATCAGTCATATAAAGGTTTTTAGCTTGAACACCAAGAGTTTTAAATAGCTTTGCACATGCAATTGAAGCAGCTCCAGCTCCTGAGAAAACTACCTTTACGTCTTCAATCTTTTTCTTCGAAATTTCGACAGCATTGATAAATGCCGCAGAAGCAATAATTGCAGTTCCGTGTTGATCATCGTGAAATACTGGGATATCCATGATTTCGATAAGCTGCTTTTCAATTTCAAAACACTCTGGTGCCTTGATATCTTCAAGGTTAACCCCTCCAAAAGTTGGCTCAAGTGCTTTTACAACATTAACCATACCTTCGACTGTTTTTTCATTTACTTCAAGATCGAATACGTCGATATCTGCAAACCTTTTGAATAGAATCCCTTTTCCTTCCATTACTGGCTTTCCAGCTTCTGGACCAATATCTCCGAGACCTAGAACTGCTGTTCCGTTTGAAATAACAGCAACAAGGTTTCCTTTCGCTGTATACTTGTATACATCTTGAACATTCTTTGCGATTTCAAGACATGGAGCTGCTACTCCTGGAGAATATGCTTTTGTAAGATCTGATGCCGTTAAGCATGGCTTCGTTGCGATTACTTCAATTTTTCCGGCTCTACCATTTGAGTGGTAATCGAGAGCCGCTTGCGTGCGTGAATCCTTAACTTTGTCTTGATTTTCTGTCACGATTTATTCCTTTGTTTCCAAACAATTTTTGCCCCTAAGAATACTCCATGAATCATGAAAAGATAACTTTTTAGGCCATCTTTTTTTTAGACATAATGTAGTGCAAGAATAAAACAAGGGAAGTTGTAAGAATTCCTACATATAATTCATCTACATCCACAAATAATGCAGGGCGGTTGATATTGCGCCATGTGGCAGTAGTTACAACTCCAAGTAAACATGCATATACAAATTGTTTATCTTTAATTTTTCCTGGGAAGATGTGCCCATACATCACAGGTAAAAGTAAGCAAGAAGCTGAAAAACTTCCAAGCGTTTTCCATACAGTTTTGATATTTCCTTTGAAAACCATTGCAAGAATCACAGAGATGATACCAACGAGAATAATTCCTAAGTGGTGGACAATGACTTTTCCTTTAAGTTTTTTTGGAGCAAGGTCATAAGCGAGAGTAGTACCCGCAAGAAAAAGATATGAGTCCATTGTCGAAAGAATCGTTGCAAGAATTCCGGCAAGGACAAATCCTCTTAGTCCATCAGGAAGAATTTGAATCGCATACGTCAAATAAGCATGTCCTGATTGTGCTTCTGGAATAACTGCGCGTGCATACATTGCACCCAGAGTTGTACAAATATCAAAGCAAAACCAAATTAGCGTCGAATACAAAATTCCATTACGAGCAGCTTTTTCGCTTACCGCTGCAAAACAACGTTGGTAGAAGTTAGGATCAACTAAAGTTGATAGGGCAATGAATCCCCATACTAGTGTTGTTCCAAGACCTACTTTTCCAGTTAGAGCAAAGTGAGTTTCTGGAAGATTTGCTCTAAGAAAATCAAGGCCTCCAAAAGTTGTGTACGAGAAAATCAAAACGATCACAACACCCGTACACATGACAAAGAATTGAATTAAGTCAGAAAAGACAACTGCGCGAAACCCGCCCCACATTGAATAAAGAACGACAAAGAGTGTCCCTAAAATAATATTAAGATATAGTTCTCCACCAAAAAGTAATTGTAGAAAAATTCCTAAGCTGATTGTGTACGCGACAGGAAGAACATTGAAAAAATTAAATATGGCCGCAAGCTTTGCTGATTTTGGACCAAACATTTTTTCAATCAAGTCAGGAAGTGTGATTGCTTTGTATGGCGCAATTTTGTGTATGAGAAAGAATGCGAAAATTATATAGGCGACATACCAGAAGAAACCTTGAGTCACAAAATTGAAGACACCTTCGTTAAAAGCAATTTCAGTTACACCAAAAATTCCACCATACCATGTTGCTACAAGAGTCGCGACGAACATCGGAAGAGTTAATTGTCTTCCAAGAATAAGAAGATCAAGCATTGACTCTTCTTCTGATTGGATAGCTTTACTTTTTAATTTTTGGCCAATGATTACAGAAGCAGCCGTGATTAATAGAACGACAAAGAATATTCCTACATCAAGGCGTGATAGTGTTGTCCACAGGTCAATTTCTGATTTCATGCGATCTCCTTTCGCCAGTATTAGCTGGATCAAGTTCAAAGGGTCGTTTGTTTTCAAACCTCTCAGCCAAAAATGGCTCCCCTGATTGAGTATTGGTAATTTTTAAGTATAATAGAGGAAATTAATGATTTTGAAAAGGGTAATAGCTCATGACTATCACACAACTTGAATATATCTTAGCCGTAGACAAACATCGTCACTTTAGAAAAGCATCCGAAGAATGTCATGTTTCACAGCCAACACTAAGCATGCAGATTCAAAAATTAGAGGAAAGCCTCGGCTTCATGATCTTTGATCGCTCCAAAAATCCTGTTATCCCAACAATTGAAGGAGAGAAGTTTATTCATCAGTCACGTACTGTATTAAAAGAATTTAAGAAGTTAAAAGATATTACAAATGATCCGACAGCAGGACTAACTGGAGAGTTTAGGCTTGGAATCATTCCAACTCTTGCTCCGTATCTTGTTCCACTTTTTTTAAATAAGTTTTCTGAGGCGTTACCTCAAGTTGAACTTATCTTAAATGAGAGAACAACCGAAGAGATCATTCAGATGCTCGACAGAGACGAACTCGACGCTGCCGTGTTAGTGACACCTCTACATAATAACTCTCTTGTTGAGAGGGTATTATTCTATGAGCCTTTTTATGGATTTGTTTCTAAAAAGCATGAGCTTTCTAGGAAAGCACAACTCGAATCTTCTGACCTAAATACAGAAGGCCTTTGGCTACTAAGGGAAGGTCATTGTTTTAGAGGCCAAGTTTTGTCTCTTTGCTCTCGTGGTGGAGGAACTCATGCTGGTCAAAGGTTTGAAAGTGGAAGTTTAGAAACGCTTAAAAACCTCGTTGTAAAAGACTCTGGATACACACTTATTCCTCACCTCGATATGATCGATATTGCGGGAACAAAGAAGTCTCTTGTTAAGCCATTCAAGGCCCCTGTACCAACGCGAGAAGTATCTATTGTTTATGGCAGAAACTTCTATAAAGAAAAGATCATCGACGCTTTAGAAAAAGTGATTCTAGACACTATTCCAAAAGAACTTAAAAGCTATAAAGTTGGTGAGGTTGAAGTCGTTCGTCTTAAATAATTAAGAAATGCTCCACTTGAATGGTGTTAAGAATTTCAATTCTTTATACGAGATCATCGTTTCATCATTCTTAATTGAAGCAGTTGCTAATGGAGATCTAATTTTTATCAGCAACCTTGCGATATAAGTACAATTCTCTAGATTTGAATTAGATTCCAACACCATCCGAAAGGGGCAGTTTGGTTTCATTTTGACGCCTTTTAAAGTAAGAAAGCAGTGTGATAATGCTATTTTCTTACATCTTCTTATATTTCGCACTTTCTCTTTAAATTACACGCCGCATTCAATGAAATTGTTTTATTTAATTACTATATTGAACTCAAGCAGAGAGGGACGCGAGTCCCAGTGGAAGGAGTCCAAGGATGAGAAAGATGATGAGTAAATTAGTTAAGGGAACAGTGGGAATGGCAGTAGTAGCAACAATGGTTTCGTGTGGAAAGACGATACCAGAAGGAAACGCTACTTTTGATGGTTCTAATATCATCGTGGGAGAGGTTAACTGGGGAGAAATCACAGACCTTTCAAGTACTGACGCTAAGAGAGTTGCAGGTAAGGCCGTAGCCGATGTGCAATTTGCAAATGGTGGAAGATGTACTGGTTTTCTAATCTCTGAAAATGTTCTTATGACTAACGAGCACTGTATTGGAAGTGCGGCAGATGTTATCGGGATGAAAGTTTATATGAAACACGAAAAAGGTGTTTCTAAGAGTGCACAAGAAGAGATCAAATGTTCAACATTTATTGGGAATGATCCGGCGTTAGATTTTGCACTTGTAAGATGTGAGGGAACGCCAGGACTAAAATATGGAAAAGTAGAACTTGCAGAAGTTGTACCGGCAGTAGGAGCTCAGATCTACGTGGTTCACCAAAACTGTGATTACTACACAGTACGTGACTGTGATTGGTCAAAGAAAGTTTCACCAGGGAAAGTAGTACAAGTTAGCGATGATATTTACTATGATGCAGATACATTAGGGGGGTCATCTGGTTCACCATTATTTGCGGCAGATTCAAATAAAGTAATCGCAATTCATCACTTTGGTCACGGCGGGGGCTGGACTGGAAGAGGGGAGAGTAACTCTGGGGTACCAATGACTAAAATTGTACCTTTCATCAAGTCTAATTTTCCTGGTGTTTTAGTAGACGCAGATGAACCAACTCCAACTCCAGTACCTACGCCGGTTTTCAGTGATGATAACCAAACATATGCAACAGCAACTGAATTGGAAGATGGAGTAAAAGCAAGTGGATTGAGTGTTGGGAGTGCGACTGACATCGACATGTACAAAGTAGAAATGAAAGCTGGTGAAGTTTTAGATTTCAAAATCAAGTTCAAGCACAGCGAAGGAGACTTAGACTTTAAAGTATATAAGCAATATGCAAGTGGAAAGAAGTTAGTGAAAACTGTTGAATCAGCAAGTGATGATGAAAGTGTAAGACTAAGAGTTTCTTCTTCAACAGCATACTATATCAAGGTATACGGATACAAGGGAGCACAGGCTAAATACGATCTTGAATTTTCAAAAAAATAATTTAAAAAAAGACAGGCTCCGAAAGGAGCCTTTTTTATTTGCTTTTAAACCAACTTAAAATACTTTGTTCGTGGTAATACAACCCATTTCTTTTATCTTTAATAAAGCCAACGTGTCCTCCATGCTCTGGAGTCTCTAAAAAAATGAGATCATTCTTCTTGGCCAGTTCATAAGGATAACTTTCTTTTCCTAAAAAAGGATCATCAAGTGCATTGAGTATTAGCACAGGAATTTTAACTTTTGGCAGGTGAGGTAAGCATGATGCCTTTGCTCTATAGTCTTCACCATCTTTATAACCATAAATAGGCGCAATAACGAGATGATCAATCTCACTTATAAATCGTGCCTTCTTTACTTGTTTAAAATCTACTGGAATATCAAAATCATTTAGTTTCTGCTTAACTTTCGACTTCATTGAATAGAGAAAATTTCCTTGGTATAAAATTTTTGAGGTACGGGTTTCAAGACTTACACGTGATGATTCAAGATGAAGAGGTGTCGAGAGGAGACACGCTTTTTTTATTTTTAAACTCAAGTTGTTAGCATTTCGAGAAATATAATTTCCTGTTATTGAACCACCAAGACTAATTCCAATAAGATTAATCTCTTCATACAGGTCTTCAAATTTTGAAACGATCAGATCGAGATCATCGTAGTCGACAGCATTATAAAACTTGTGGGTCCTATTCATATCTCCACCACAAGTTCTCATGTTCCATGTGAGTACATCAAAATCAGATTCATTTAGAATTTTGGCTAAGTTTAAAATGTACTTATCATCTCCTCGCCCCTCTAGGCCGTGAGTGATAATCACAAGCTTACGGCTGGCAACAGGAAAGAGATAGTAAGAGATATGATCATTATCACGAGTCGTGAGAGATTGCTTACTAACTTCGATGTCAGGTTTTTTTCTTGTAACGTAAGGAAGAAGAGTTTGGACATGTCCATTTCTAAAAAGTTTGGCCGGCTTATACTTTGATTTTATGATTGGCATATTTACTTCTTTTGAAAATAAAAAGGCCTCATTTGAGGCCTTTATTTTATTGTTCTTGTAGCATTTCTTTTGGAACACCTTTTGGAATCGCACTAAGAAGTCTCTTAGTATATTCATCTTTTGGATTTCTGTAGATTTCTTCAGAAGCACCAAACTCAACGATTCTTCCTTTGTTCATAACACCGATTTCATCAGCGATATACTTAACAACCGAAAGGTCGTGAGAGATGAAGATATAAGTAAGTCCAAACTCTTGCTGAAGATCTTGTAAAAGATTTAAAACTTGAGCCTGAACAGAAACGTCTAGAGCAGATACAGACTCATCACAGATGATGAATTCTGGTCTTAAACTAAGCGCTCTTGCGATACAAATTCTTTGTCTTTGACCACCTGAGAACTCATGTGGGTAACGGTTAAGGTAATCACCTGGTAAGCCTACTTTCTCAAGTAGTTCTGCAGCTTGTGCGTATCTTTCTTTTTTCGTTCCACCAACACCGTGAATTACCATTGGCTCAGTGATAATATCACCGATAGTCATTCTTGGGTTTAGTGAAGAATATGGATCTTGGAAGATAATCTGCATCTTCTCTCTCATATCTCTCATATCATTCTTATCAAGAGCTGTAATAT from Bacteriovorax sp. Seq25_V includes these protein-coding regions:
- a CDS encoding sodium:solute symporter, whose product is MKSEIDLWTTLSRLDVGIFFVVLLITAASVIIGQKLKSKAIQSEEESMLDLLILGRQLTLPMFVATLVATWYGGIFGVTEIAFNEGVFNFVTQGFFWYVAYIIFAFFLIHKIAPYKAITLPDLIEKMFGPKSAKLAAIFNFFNVLPVAYTISLGIFLQLLFGGELYLNIILGTLFVVLYSMWGGFRAVVFSDLIQFFVMCTGVVIVLIFSYTTFGGLDFLRANLPETHFALTGKVGLGTTLVWGFIALSTLVDPNFYQRCFAAVSEKAARNGILYSTLIWFCFDICTTLGAMYARAVIPEAQSGHAYLTYAIQILPDGLRGFVLAGILATILSTMDSYLFLAGTTLAYDLAPKKLKGKVIVHHLGIILVGIISVILAMVFKGNIKTVWKTLGSFSASCLLLPVMYGHIFPGKIKDKQFVYACLLGVVTTATWRNINRPALFVDVDELYVGILTTSLVLFLHYIMSKKKMA
- a CDS encoding LysR substrate-binding domain-containing protein, with product MTITQLEYILAVDKHRHFRKASEECHVSQPTLSMQIQKLEESLGFMIFDRSKNPVIPTIEGEKFIHQSRTVLKEFKKLKDITNDPTAGLTGEFRLGIIPTLAPYLVPLFLNKFSEALPQVELILNERTTEEIIQMLDRDELDAAVLVTPLHNNSLVERVLFYEPFYGFVSKKHELSRKAQLESSDLNTEGLWLLREGHCFRGQVLSLCSRGGGTHAGQRFESGSLETLKNLVVKDSGYTLIPHLDMIDIAGTKKSLVKPFKAPVPTREVSIVYGRNFYKEKIIDALEKVILDTIPKELKSYKVGEVEVVRLK
- a CDS encoding serine protease; this translates as MRKMMSKLVKGTVGMAVVATMVSCGKTIPEGNATFDGSNIIVGEVNWGEITDLSSTDAKRVAGKAVADVQFANGGRCTGFLISENVLMTNEHCIGSAADVIGMKVYMKHEKGVSKSAQEEIKCSTFIGNDPALDFALVRCEGTPGLKYGKVELAEVVPAVGAQIYVVHQNCDYYTVRDCDWSKKVSPGKVVQVSDDIYYDADTLGGSSGSPLFAADSNKVIAIHHFGHGGGWTGRGESNSGVPMTKIVPFIKSNFPGVLVDADEPTPTPVPTPVFSDDNQTYATATELEDGVKASGLSVGSATDIDMYKVEMKAGEVLDFKIKFKHSEGDLDFKVYKQYASGKKLVKTVESASDDESVRLRVSSSTAYYIKVYGYKGAQAKYDLEFSKK
- a CDS encoding YheT family hydrolase, whose product is MPIIKSKYKPAKLFRNGHVQTLLPYVTRKKPDIEVSKQSLTTRDNDHISYYLFPVASRKLVIITHGLEGRGDDKYILNLAKILNESDFDVLTWNMRTCGGDMNRTHKFYNAVDYDDLDLIVSKFEDLYEEINLIGISLGGSITGNYISRNANNLSLKIKKACLLSTPLHLESSRVSLETRTSKILYQGNFLYSMKSKVKQKLNDFDIPVDFKQVKKARFISEIDHLVIAPIYGYKDGEDYRAKASCLPHLPKVKIPVLILNALDDPFLGKESYPYELAKKNDLIFLETPEHGGHVGFIKDKRNGLYYHEQSILSWFKSK